Proteins from one Bacteroidota bacterium genomic window:
- a CDS encoding YCF48-related protein, translating to MKNIFRYFILFFVVPVLFGLIYVSETYAQTGWIHQTSGITTHLDRVWFTDSNNGTAVGQSGTILRTTNGGVTWTSQTSGTTNMLIGICFSNPLNGWVVGIYGTILHTTNGGATWTTQSSGTTYHIQEVSCSDDSNATVVANYGVILRTTNGGNTWIPQSSGTTNGFSGVSFTDSSNGTAVGLSGTIVRTTNAGATWITQTSGTTNHLYETSFTDSKNGTIVGDLGNILHTTNGGATWTPQSSGTTNTLWEISFTDSNNGTAVGAQGTILRTTNAGATWAKQTSGTTVLIGGVSFTDANTGTAVGDGGTILRTTTGGVVWVEEIPNGNISQNFELSQNYPNPFNPSTTITYSIPERSTVKLSIFNTLGQNISEIVNETNDAGSYEHSFNASQLSSGISAKGGYASGVYFYRIEATPVSNSKTFVETKKMILIR from the coding sequence ATGAAAAATATTTTCAGATATTTTATTTTGTTCTTTGTCGTTCCTGTTTTGTTTGGATTGATATATGTTAGCGAAACTTACGCACAAACGGGTTGGATTCATCAAACAAGCGGGATAACTACTCATCTCGATAGAGTATGGTTTACCGATTCAAATAATGGGACAGCAGTGGGACAATCAGGCACCATTCTGCGTACGACCAATGGTGGAGTAACATGGACGAGCCAGACAAGTGGTACTACGAATATGCTCATTGGAATATGTTTCAGTAATCCTTTGAACGGTTGGGTTGTAGGAATTTACGGCACTATCTTGCACACAACAAATGGAGGTGCCACATGGACAACACAATCAAGCGGGACAACATATCATATACAAGAAGTTTCTTGTTCTGATGACAGTAACGCAACAGTAGTGGCTAATTATGGTGTTATCCTGCGCACGACGAATGGAGGAAACACCTGGATACCGCAGTCAAGCGGTACAACGAATGGTTTTTCGGGAGTTTCTTTTACTGATTCTAGTAATGGTACTGCAGTTGGACTTTCTGGTACTATTGTGCGCACAACCAATGCAGGTGCCACATGGATTACCCAAACAAGCGGAACGACCAACCATCTCTATGAAACTTCTTTCACTGATTCCAAGAATGGGACTATCGTTGGAGACCTTGGCAACATTCTGCACACAACGAATGGAGGCGCCACGTGGACGCCGCAGTCTAGTGGAACTACGAATACTCTTTGGGAAATTTCTTTTACTGATTCCAACAATGGAACTGCAGTGGGAGCCCAGGGCACTATCCTACGCACAACCAATGCAGGAGCCACATGGGCGAAACAGACGAGCGGGACTACCGTTCTGATAGGAGGAGTATCCTTCACTGATGCAAACACTGGAACGGCGGTTGGAGATGGTGGCACTATTCTTCGTACTACAACTGGTGGTGTAGTATGGGTTGAGGAAATACCAAATGGAAATATATCGCAAAACTTTGAACTTAGTCAAAACTACCCCAACCCATTCAATCCATCCACAACAATCACTTACAGCATTCCTGAACGAAGTACTGTCAAACTTTCCATCTTCAACACTCTCGGTCAAAATATTTCTGAGATAGTGAACGAAACGAACGATGCAGGTTCTTACGAACACAGTTTTAATGCGTCTCAATTATCATCAGGAATTTCCGCCAAAGGCGGATACGCCTCTGGCGTATATTTCTACAGGATTGAAGCTACGCCCGTAAGTAATTCAAAAACTTTTGTTGAAACGAAGAAAATGATATTAATACGGTAA
- the mgtE gene encoding magnesium transporter, which translates to MAENTYTSQELIEVDDELMDDLRDLIQSKSDFLIKNILNDLYPTDIAHIINRLEFAEGDYLFSLLSTEDQGKVIVELDDDHREHFLQTLHSEQISDIVEELPSDEATDIVSELSDEKAEEVLDDLSAENSQDLKELLQYDENTAGGIMQKEVITVNQKDTVKKAIQAVRRAAKDDVGQHLYFVYVVDENDKLVGSLSISNLILLSPARRIYKVMDSDIISVKTDVDQEEVANIFKKYNLIAAPVVDFSGRVVGRITVDDIVDVIEEEASEDIFRLGGVGTNERISTPPLTSLRKRLPWLSVYLFTGLITSSIINIFHNTIESLVVLAALMPIVAGMGGNAGTQAITLMVRGIALGEVDFSNARKALIKEISVGLLNGTLVGFLAGAVIAIIYGNLMLGVVMCLAMITNLFIAGLMGTLVPLGLKWAKIDPALASAVLVTTCTDAFGFISFLGFATLFLSMLT; encoded by the coding sequence ATGGCTGAAAACACCTACACATCGCAGGAATTGATTGAGGTTGATGATGAATTGATGGATGATCTTCGGGATCTCATTCAATCCAAATCTGATTTTCTTATCAAGAACATCCTTAACGATTTGTATCCGACCGATATCGCACACATCATCAACCGTCTGGAGTTTGCAGAGGGCGATTATTTGTTCTCACTCCTTTCAACAGAAGACCAAGGAAAAGTAATTGTTGAATTGGATGATGATCATCGTGAGCATTTCCTGCAGACTCTGCATAGCGAACAAATCTCTGATATCGTTGAAGAACTCCCTTCGGACGAAGCGACCGACATCGTGTCCGAACTTTCGGATGAAAAAGCGGAAGAAGTGTTGGACGATTTAAGTGCCGAAAATTCGCAAGACTTAAAAGAACTTCTGCAGTACGATGAAAATACCGCTGGCGGTATCATGCAGAAAGAAGTCATCACGGTGAACCAGAAGGATACCGTGAAAAAGGCTATTCAAGCAGTGCGACGTGCAGCGAAGGATGACGTAGGGCAGCATTTATATTTTGTCTATGTCGTGGATGAAAATGATAAACTGGTAGGATCACTCTCCATCTCAAATCTTATCCTCCTTTCTCCAGCCCGGCGGATCTATAAAGTGATGGATTCCGACATCATCAGTGTAAAAACGGATGTTGATCAAGAAGAAGTTGCCAATATTTTTAAGAAATACAATCTGATAGCGGCACCGGTTGTTGATTTTTCCGGCAGGGTTGTCGGACGAATAACCGTTGATGACATTGTTGATGTTATCGAAGAAGAAGCGTCTGAAGATATCTTCCGCCTTGGCGGCGTTGGGACCAATGAACGGATATCCACTCCTCCGCTTACTTCGCTGAGGAAACGACTTCCCTGGTTGTCGGTATATCTTTTTACTGGATTAATCACCTCCAGCATTATTAATATTTTCCATAACACCATCGAATCACTGGTTGTGCTTGCCGCATTGATGCCGATTGTAGCAGGCATGGGTGGAAACGCTGGAACACAAGCAATCACTTTAATGGTTCGCGGTATTGCCCTTGGCGAAGTGGATTTCTCTAATGCACGAAAAGCTTTAATTAAAGAAATCTCTGTGGGACTACTAAATGGTACACTGGTTGGATTTCTTGCGGGAGCTGTTATTGCAATCATCTATGGAAATTTGATGCTCGGCGTTGTGATGTGTCTAGCAATGATCACCAATTTGTTCATTGCTGGCTTAATGGGAACTCTGGTCCCGCTCGGACTTAAATGGGCAAAGATTGATCCGGCATTGGCGTCGGCAGTACTTGTTACAACATGCACAGATGCTTTCGGTTTCATTTCATTCTTAGGATTTGCCACGCTTTTTCTTTCAATGTTAACATGA
- a CDS encoding phosphatase PAP2 family protein: MKRFPFLRSADVVTIAFIVSLSILEILFASRIERWVFFVSMNVLICGFIYYSAQYTAFKKAKSNIIIQLFRDWYLVPNILFIYTQASSITYTIHQRDYDSILIIIDQWLFGANPTEWIYQFAHPFITEILQIAYSSYYLFFIALFFELYRRNDKTAFHFGASLVVYGFYLSYIGYLLFPAIGPRFTLHNFFATETELPGIFLTPYLREIVNAGGGVPVGVINPAALVHRDAFPSGHTQLTLVLMYVAFTTKTHIRWWLFVGGSLLIISTVYMRYHYVIDVLTGIFFFIFTIWSGKKITRWWNDVNKENDS; this comes from the coding sequence ATGAAACGATTCCCCTTTCTTCGCTCTGCTGATGTCGTCACCATTGCTTTTATTGTTTCCCTGAGCATACTGGAAATTCTTTTTGCTTCACGGATTGAACGCTGGGTGTTCTTTGTCTCCATGAATGTCTTGATCTGCGGTTTCATCTATTATAGCGCGCAATATACGGCTTTCAAAAAAGCAAAAAGTAATATCATTATTCAATTGTTCCGTGATTGGTATCTTGTCCCCAACATACTCTTTATCTATACACAAGCTTCATCCATCACATACACTATCCATCAACGAGATTACGATTCCATTCTGATCATCATTGATCAATGGCTGTTTGGTGCTAATCCTACAGAATGGATCTATCAATTTGCTCATCCATTCATTACGGAAATTCTTCAAATAGCGTATTCATCGTACTATCTTTTTTTTATTGCATTATTTTTTGAACTGTACCGTCGAAACGATAAGACAGCATTCCATTTCGGAGCCTCGTTGGTTGTGTATGGATTCTACCTGTCTTATATCGGATATCTCTTGTTTCCGGCGATAGGACCGAGATTCACCTTGCATAATTTTTTTGCGACGGAAACGGAGCTACCGGGAATTTTTTTAACTCCTTATCTACGGGAAATCGTCAATGCCGGAGGTGGAGTACCTGTGGGAGTGATAAATCCTGCTGCTTTAGTTCATCGTGATGCATTTCCAAGCGGCCACACTCAATTAACTCTGGTATTGATGTATGTTGCATTTACAACAAAGACACATATTCGATGGTGGTTGTTTGTGGGAGGATCGTTATTGATTATATCGACAGTGTATATGCGATATCATTATGTGATTGATGTTTTGACAGGAATTTTCTTCTTCATATTCACTATTTGGAGTGGAAAAAAGATCACTAGATGGTGGAATGATGTAAACAAGGAAAATGATTCGTAG
- a CDS encoding T9SS type A sorting domain-containing protein codes for MKTMMRCLVMKIHFTRINRMLQICLLMLFIQQYSLCQLVDLFPLKEGWDATYLYSSREGSYNGNYSCDKIKYGYINHQVVLKTILSDHIEWRITEKESSIVYYTTSYPGDKDTTYTWIEEKFVILLEFINSQNHLLKGTSKIWSFDDETNMTRYDTLKSDTGNVVGFIIDDSRTTHSKKYYLKSNVGLISSKSSIFTLLSDFGATWLNIDASLMSSNLLNIYSRTTQRPNKYQLSQNYPNPFNSSTTITFSIPERSIVRLSIFNTLGQKISEIVNETKDVGSYEQSFNASQLSSGIYFYRIEATSTQNSGKTFVETMKMVLLR; via the coding sequence ATGAAAACGATGATGAGATGTTTGGTGATGAAAATACATTTTACAAGAATTAATAGAATGCTACAAATATGTTTATTGATGTTATTCATTCAGCAGTATTCACTTTGTCAACTCGTCGATTTATTTCCTCTTAAAGAGGGGTGGGATGCGACATATTTATACTCAAGTCGGGAAGGTTCCTACAACGGAAATTATTCTTGCGATAAAATAAAATATGGTTATATCAACCATCAAGTCGTTTTAAAAACAATTTTATCAGACCATATTGAATGGAGAATTACCGAAAAAGAAAGTTCAATTGTTTATTACACAACATCCTATCCTGGTGACAAGGATACTACTTACACTTGGATTGAAGAGAAATTTGTAATTTTATTAGAATTCATTAATTCACAAAATCATTTGCTAAAGGGAACAAGCAAAATATGGAGTTTTGACGATGAAACAAATATGACAAGATATGATACGCTGAAATCAGATACTGGTAATGTAGTAGGTTTTATTATAGACGATAGCCGCACTACACACTCTAAAAAATATTATTTAAAAAGTAATGTTGGTTTGATTTCTAGTAAGTCTTCTATCTTTACTTTATTATCTGATTTTGGAGCGACCTGGCTGAATATTGATGCGTCACTAATGTCTTCAAACTTACTTAACATCTATTCTCGCACAACACAACGCCCAAATAAATATCAGCTGTCACAAAACTACCCCAACCCCTTCAATTCATCCACCACAATCACTTTCAGTATTCCAGAACGAAGTATTGTCCGACTTTCCATCTTCAACACTCTGGGTCAGAAAATCTCTGAAATTGTGAATGAAACTAAGGATGTGGGTTCTTACGAACAAAGTTTTAATGCGTCTCAATTATCTTCAGGGATTTATTTCTACAGGATTGAAGCAACATCAACGCAGAATTCAGGTAAGACTTTTGTAGAAACGATGAAAATGGTTCTATTGAGATAA
- a CDS encoding T9SS type A sorting domain-containing protein, whose product MQTTLSTVLLTFIFILNSLSIASIRKVPQDYAKIQQAINAGMDGDTILVDHGLYVENIRYLGKKIIIASRFIVDNDTAHISETIIDGSSPNHIDSASVVTFDAGTDSASKLCGFTIQGGKGNKHDDPLTSKIVVVGGGIDLFGNGGTIVHNHIINNEIKSTYPLGAALCAWDQSNAHENSNFIIIEHNSISNNSLNGYVSFGGGVAIAMNGQIQSNIIRDNKANGSSQAAGGGVTIWGNSKIKLANNIIVRNQSSFFAGAMLIFQWVVGIPVVTMTNNTICFNTANQGAEGISWNVSVKMLNNIIWNPGDGTEIENIVWTVGEKIATDNSRLKGSMKNLIRGGYFGIDIIDEEPLFADTVLFRPSPLSPAIARGSMREQLDSEYVSPSLLDYLGNVRPDSDGTAPDLGAIESEYSKRVAVGAQPKYIIRDISFGGNKRNMNVFLPRAYDGTGKNFPLMIFLHGAGLSPGSTLTYGFYLIADTMNFIIVSPKSLQDQWYSAETDFINALIDTMVTEFRIDTNNIFVGGQSNGAYMTYTFGLNTRKKIKGIATVAGLLQSNDGGVRPASPISLISFHSTADAAVPYNGRSGYLGAEQSLFKWLSYLSCGTTLDTVNLSDPFPQNSNTVQRLSSQCAPVVFYKITGGSHAWPGPYYTHMLAYPTIPDINATLEILRFFQSQTITQVNSEISDRIPEIYFLYQNYPNPFNPSTTICYSIPDRSNVRLSIFNTLGQKISEIVNETKDAGSYEHSFNASQLSSGISAKGAYASGVYFYRIEATSVNNSKTFVETKKMVLIR is encoded by the coding sequence ATGCAAACAACATTATCTACCGTACTACTGACATTCATTTTTATCTTAAACAGTCTGTCCATTGCGTCCATCCGCAAAGTCCCGCAGGATTATGCGAAAATCCAGCAGGCAATTAATGCAGGAATGGATGGAGATACAATTTTGGTCGATCATGGCCTCTACGTTGAAAACATCCGGTATCTTGGAAAAAAAATTATCATTGCTTCGCGATTCATCGTAGACAATGACACTGCACATATTTCCGAAACAATTATTGATGGCAGTAGTCCAAATCATATCGATTCTGCATCTGTAGTGACGTTCGACGCTGGTACCGATAGCGCATCGAAACTTTGCGGATTTACGATACAAGGTGGGAAAGGAAATAAACATGACGATCCTCTCACATCAAAGATTGTTGTAGTCGGAGGTGGAATTGATCTCTTCGGCAACGGAGGTACAATCGTTCATAATCACATTATTAACAATGAAATTAAAAGTACATATCCACTAGGAGCGGCACTCTGCGCATGGGATCAAAGTAACGCACACGAGAATTCCAACTTTATCATCATTGAACACAATTCCATTTCTAATAACTCCCTTAACGGCTATGTATCGTTTGGAGGTGGTGTGGCAATTGCAATGAATGGACAAATACAATCTAATATCATACGAGACAACAAAGCAAACGGATCTTCTCAGGCTGCTGGCGGCGGAGTGACTATTTGGGGGAATTCCAAGATCAAACTTGCGAACAATATTATTGTGAGGAATCAAAGCTCGTTCTTTGCCGGTGCCATGCTGATATTCCAGTGGGTTGTTGGAATACCGGTTGTAACAATGACCAATAATACAATTTGTTTTAACACCGCTAATCAAGGTGCAGAAGGTATATCATGGAATGTATCCGTCAAAATGCTGAATAACATCATATGGAATCCTGGTGACGGTACAGAAATAGAGAACATCGTTTGGACTGTCGGTGAAAAAATTGCCACCGATAATTCTCGTTTAAAAGGGAGCATGAAAAATCTCATCCGAGGCGGCTATTTTGGAATTGATATAATCGACGAAGAACCACTATTTGCCGATACGGTGTTATTCCGGCCATCACCCCTGAGTCCAGCCATTGCCAGAGGAAGTATGCGTGAGCAGCTCGACAGCGAATATGTATCGCCTTCGCTATTGGATTATCTCGGAAATGTTCGCCCAGATTCCGATGGAACAGCTCCGGATTTAGGAGCAATTGAATCCGAATATAGCAAGCGGGTTGCCGTTGGTGCACAACCAAAATATATCATCAGGGATATTTCCTTTGGGGGGAACAAAAGAAATATGAATGTCTTCCTCCCGAGAGCGTATGATGGTACAGGTAAGAATTTTCCGCTCATGATCTTTCTCCACGGCGCCGGTCTTTCACCGGGAAGTACACTAACGTATGGATTCTATCTTATTGCCGATACAATGAATTTTATTATTGTATCACCCAAATCCCTACAGGATCAATGGTATAGTGCAGAAACTGACTTCATTAACGCTCTCATCGACACGATGGTGACGGAATTTCGAATTGACACGAATAACATTTTTGTGGGAGGACAATCAAACGGAGCGTACATGACATATACATTTGGATTGAACACCAGAAAGAAAATAAAAGGAATTGCAACCGTTGCCGGATTGCTTCAATCGAATGACGGAGGAGTAAGACCCGCTTCACCAATTTCTCTAATATCATTCCACAGTACAGCCGATGCTGCTGTCCCATACAATGGAAGAAGTGGGTACCTCGGTGCTGAGCAGTCTCTGTTCAAATGGTTGTCATATCTATCGTGCGGCACTACGCTAGATACTGTCAACCTTAGTGATCCCTTTCCCCAAAACTCCAACACAGTGCAACGCTTATCATCTCAATGTGCACCTGTTGTTTTCTATAAAATCACTGGTGGATCACATGCCTGGCCGGGTCCGTATTATACTCATATGCTAGCGTATCCAACAATACCTGATATTAATGCAACGCTCGAAATTTTGAGATTTTTTCAATCTCAGACAATTACTCAAGTTAACAGTGAAATATCGGACCGTATACCTGAAATCTATTTTCTTTATCAAAATTATCCCAACCCGTTCAATCCATCAACAACAATCTGTTACAGTATTCCTGACCGAAGTAATGTCCGGCTCTCTATCTTCAACACACTCGGTCAAAAAATCTCTGAGATTGTGAACGAAACGAAAGATGCTGGTTCTTATGAACACTCTTTTAACGCCTCGCAATTATCATCAGGGATTTCCGCCAAAGGCGCATACGCCTCTGGCGTATATTTCTACAGGATTGAAGCGACATCAGTAAATAATTCAAAGACTTTTGTGGAAACGAAGAAGATGGTTTTGATACGATAG
- a CDS encoding T9SS type A sorting domain-containing protein, translated as MKTMMRCFGVVILVGMISTQLMGQWVKTQRVQNNLNLERMQKQMHRHAMNNSSISEKQIPIVQSIIKDDFLVSDDTAMMPIRSGYSSVGMDQIGNIVATWVDNRNDNDDIYMKRYSPDGIEFGKSTKVNDDAVLAQQWVPSVAVNKYGSFVIVWPDDRDGKQGIYMQRYTAEGKPVGRNVKVNDGSSVAPYVYSYPKVAIDQNGNVVVVWTDTRRTNGDPNDNKWDVYMQRYDALGIPQGKNICVHEDVSDPSIGIDSIGMFTVVWMSRINSPAENSDIYLQRYSSDGLPKGINVKVNDDGGNKYQGCPTISMIASGDFVVVWADLRNNPPVSGFEVYLQRFSSDGVARGNNIKVNGNFGNTGSPPSVTINQDRNVVVTWGEGDLYFQRYDSSGIAQGSPTKISSNSYRPGIVSDGKGDFIISWAKDYYWSTYFQRYSSLGSPLGNNIDINNEKRFASQTLPSIAINKTGTTLVTWLDGGEIPSGNESYNVYLQQFGADGSAQGKNKRICSYFDTSDYSRTANRLPIVVMNQTGKAIVAWTEYTDYEENVLFRNFNAQDGYMGNIHHAVMGIGSPSIPKIGEENIYVAGIREIKGWWFPIASDVYLYKYSPSLGKVIDSIKVNRDSAFCGSPKIVQNELGQGALSWSSYYGESKPHIFLQRLSSSGDTIGVAICVNTDTALTISEDPSLSIDPKGNIVVVWSDGRNGHIDIYLQRYDSLGVAIGQNLKINDDAGNADQITPNIEMDENGNYVIVWVDYRYGLMNPDIVAQRFHSDGTLWGSNFRVVADGPNYGELNPVVAANNNNIFFTWQDNRRYKGWDIYGKITSWDWDGIPNDVTKNIELPMSFALRQNFPNPFNPSTTISYSIPERSSVRLSIFNTLGQKISEIVNEVKDVGSYEQTFNASQLSSGISAKGARQPSVGLGYASGVYFYRIEATSTQNSGKIFVETKKMVLMR; from the coding sequence ATGAAAACGATGATGAGATGTTTTGGGGTGGTGATTTTAGTCGGAATGATTTCTACACAGCTGATGGGACAGTGGGTAAAAACTCAAAGAGTGCAGAATAATTTGAATCTTGAACGTATGCAAAAACAAATGCATCGTCATGCCATGAATAATTCTTCAATTTCTGAGAAACAAATTCCCATAGTGCAGAGCATCATCAAAGACGATTTCCTTGTGAGTGACGATACTGCAATGATGCCGATTAGGTCGGGATACTCTTCAGTGGGTATGGATCAAATTGGGAATATCGTGGCGACTTGGGTAGATAACCGAAACGATAATGATGACATTTACATGAAACGATATTCTCCCGACGGCATTGAGTTTGGAAAGAGCACCAAAGTAAATGATGATGCGGTGTTAGCACAGCAATGGGTACCTTCGGTAGCCGTAAATAAATATGGTAGTTTCGTGATAGTATGGCCAGACGATCGAGATGGAAAACAAGGAATTTACATGCAACGTTATACTGCCGAAGGAAAACCTGTTGGAAGGAATGTAAAAGTAAATGATGGTTCCTCTGTCGCACCATATGTGTATTCATACCCCAAAGTCGCAATTGATCAAAACGGAAATGTAGTTGTTGTGTGGACTGATACACGAAGAACGAATGGTGATCCAAATGATAATAAGTGGGATGTCTATATGCAACGATATGATGCTTTAGGTATTCCACAAGGAAAAAATATTTGCGTTCATGAAGATGTCTCGGATCCATCGATTGGTATTGACAGTATTGGAATGTTTACGGTTGTATGGATGTCACGAATTAATAGTCCTGCAGAAAACTCAGATATTTATTTACAACGCTATTCATCCGATGGATTACCGAAAGGAATAAATGTAAAAGTTAATGATGATGGAGGAAATAAATATCAAGGTTGTCCAACCATATCAATGATTGCAAGCGGTGATTTTGTTGTTGTATGGGCGGATCTGCGCAACAATCCACCTGTAAGTGGATTTGAGGTTTACCTGCAACGGTTTTCATCTGACGGCGTTGCTCGGGGAAATAATATCAAGGTAAACGGTAATTTTGGCAATACTGGATCACCTCCTTCAGTTACCATAAATCAAGACCGAAATGTTGTCGTTACATGGGGCGAAGGAGATTTATATTTTCAGAGATACGATTCTTCAGGTATCGCACAAGGAAGCCCAACGAAAATCAGCAGTAATTCGTATCGCCCAGGTATCGTCAGTGATGGCAAAGGAGATTTCATAATATCGTGGGCAAAAGATTATTATTGGAGTACATATTTCCAGCGATATAGTTCTTTGGGTTCACCCCTGGGAAACAATATTGACATAAACAATGAAAAAAGATTTGCCAGCCAAACTCTCCCTTCGATAGCAATAAACAAAACCGGAACCACTCTTGTTACTTGGCTCGATGGTGGTGAGATCCCCTCAGGAAATGAGAGTTACAACGTCTATCTACAACAATTCGGAGCAGATGGTTCGGCACAAGGAAAAAATAAAAGGATTTGCTCATATTTCGACACAAGTGATTATAGTAGAACTGCAAATAGATTACCAATCGTTGTGATGAACCAGACGGGTAAAGCTATTGTTGCGTGGACTGAATATACGGATTATGAGGAAAACGTACTGTTTCGAAATTTCAACGCACAAGATGGATATATGGGAAATATTCATCATGCTGTAATGGGAATAGGATCTCCTTCAATTCCAAAAATCGGAGAAGAGAATATTTATGTAGCAGGAATTCGAGAAATTAAAGGGTGGTGGTTTCCGATCGCTTCAGATGTCTACCTGTACAAATACTCACCGTCCCTCGGCAAAGTGATCGATTCCATCAAGGTTAACCGGGATTCCGCATTTTGTGGATCTCCCAAAATTGTGCAAAATGAATTGGGACAAGGTGCTCTATCTTGGTCATCGTATTACGGAGAAAGCAAGCCACATATATTTCTGCAGCGATTATCCTCTTCCGGTGACACTATTGGAGTAGCTATTTGTGTCAATACTGATACAGCGCTTACAATATCAGAAGATCCTTCTCTCTCCATCGATCCCAAAGGGAATATTGTCGTTGTATGGTCGGATGGAAGAAATGGACACATCGACATTTATCTGCAGCGTTATGATTCATTAGGAGTTGCCATCGGGCAGAATTTAAAAATCAATGATGATGCTGGTAATGCAGATCAAATAACTCCCAATATTGAAATGGATGAGAATGGAAATTATGTTATTGTTTGGGTCGATTACCGATATGGTCTTATGAATCCCGATATTGTTGCTCAAAGATTTCATTCCGACGGGACACTATGGGGTTCGAATTTTAGAGTTGTTGCTGATGGACCCAATTATGGCGAATTAAATCCTGTGGTCGCAGCAAACAATAATAATATCTTTTTTACTTGGCAGGATAACCGCAGATATAAAGGTTGGGATATTTATGGAAAAATCACTTCGTGGGATTGGGACGGAATTCCGAACGATGTCACGAAGAATATTGAATTGCCAATGTCGTTTGCACTACGACAGAACTTCCCCAACCCCTTCAATCCTTCAACAACAATCAGCTATAGTATTCCTGAACGAAGCTCTGTCCGACTATCCATCTTCAACACACTCGGTCAAAAAATCTCTGAGATTGTGAACGAAGTGAAGGATGTAGGGTCTTATGAACAGACTTTTAATGCGTCTCAATTATCGTCAGGGATTTCCGCCAAAGGCGCCCGCCAGCCATCGGTTGGGCTGGGATACGCCTCTGGCGTATATTTCTACAGGATTGAAGCAACATCAACACAGAATTCGGGTAAGATATTTGTGGAAACGAAGAAAATGGTTTTAATGCGGTAG
- a CDS encoding type II toxin-antitoxin system YafQ family toxin: MISIWRVSKFKADYKRCLKRGCDMNMLHAIIESLADGKKLDARYKDHSLQGEYKDCRECHIQPDWLLIYMLTSSELVLVRAGTHSDLFD; the protein is encoded by the coding sequence ATGATTTCCATATGGCGGGTATCAAAATTTAAAGCCGACTATAAACGGTGTCTGAAGCGTGGTTGCGATATGAATATGCTTCACGCAATTATTGAATCTCTTGCAGATGGAAAAAAGCTCGATGCCCGCTACAAAGATCATTCTTTACAAGGTGAATATAAAGATTGCAGAGAATGTCATATACAACCGGACTGGCTCTTAATTTATATGCTTACCAGTTCAGAGCTTGTTTTAGTGCGGGCAGGAACACACTCTGATTTATTTGATTAA
- a CDS encoding type II toxin-antitoxin system RelB/DinJ family antitoxin, with translation MARTAMVQARMEPNLKNNVEKIFSAVGLSATEAITVFYKQVELQRGIPFEVKMPNKETRAAIAEGRKRHGKKFMSTKALFRELSK, from the coding sequence ATGGCGCGAACAGCAATGGTACAGGCACGAATGGAACCGAATTTAAAAAATAATGTTGAAAAGATATTTTCTGCCGTCGGCCTTAGTGCGACTGAAGCGATAACGGTATTTTATAAGCAGGTGGAATTACAACGGGGTATACCGTTTGAAGTGAAGATGCCAAACAAAGAAACTCGCGCGGCGATTGCTGAAGGACGCAAAAGACACGGAAAGAAATTCATGTCAACGAAAGCTCTTTTTCGGGAGCTTTCAAAGTAA